Proteins encoded by one window of Nocardia goodfellowii:
- a CDS encoding NUDIX hydrolase, giving the protein MSFRLAAYAVCLADGQVLLAHHVPRTGPKNWTLPGGRVEHGEDPFDAVIRELAEETGYEGVVERLLGVDSRMIPANVARAGVEHQNVGIFYRVAVTGGRLRPEPDGATAEAVWTPISEVTGLRRSGLVDVGLALAESLPATGHVAAVPVGGLIQH; this is encoded by the coding sequence ATGAGTTTCAGATTGGCGGCCTACGCCGTGTGCCTCGCGGACGGCCAGGTGTTGCTAGCGCATCATGTGCCGCGAACCGGGCCGAAGAATTGGACACTTCCCGGCGGGCGCGTGGAGCACGGCGAGGATCCGTTCGATGCGGTGATCCGGGAACTCGCGGAGGAGACGGGGTACGAGGGGGTCGTCGAGCGCCTGCTCGGTGTGGATTCGAGAATGATTCCCGCGAATGTCGCCCGAGCCGGGGTCGAGCACCAAAACGTCGGGATCTTCTATCGCGTCGCGGTGACTGGGGGCCGCCTGCGGCCGGAGCCCGATGGTGCGACGGCCGAAGCGGTGTGGACGCCGATTTCCGAGGTCACCGGTCTGCGCCGATCCGGACTGGTCGACGTCGGGCTCGCGTTGGCGGAAAGTCTTCCGGCCACCGGTCACGTCGCCGCCGTCCCGGTCGGCGGATTGATCCAGCACTGA
- a CDS encoding ArsR/SmtB family transcription factor — translation MTRDVFEVLADPTRRRILDLLRAGERTVGDLAGELGTAQPNVSKHLKMLDTAALVRIRVDGPRRHYGLAPDRLREIDVWLAPFREIWADRLDGLERYLDTLPDDPEE, via the coding sequence GTGACACGCGATGTATTCGAGGTCCTGGCCGATCCCACTCGCCGCCGGATCCTCGACCTCCTGCGCGCGGGTGAGCGCACGGTCGGCGATCTGGCGGGCGAATTGGGGACGGCGCAGCCCAATGTGTCGAAGCACCTGAAGATGCTGGACACGGCGGCGCTGGTGCGCATCCGAGTCGACGGCCCGCGACGGCACTACGGGCTCGCCCCGGACCGATTGCGCGAGATCGACGTGTGGCTGGCGCCGTTCCGGGAGATCTGGGCCGACCGGCTCGACGGACTCGAGCGTTATCTGGACACCCTGCCCGACGACCCTGAGGAGTGA
- a CDS encoding SRPBCC domain-containing protein — MTDVDQRLGDILRDDDRVGIRYERMLAHPPAKVWRALTESEHLRHWFPADILGERHTGAELRFRFWPEAVEHADTELTEAGVDLDDPELPGRILTWEPPRIFEFLWDDEHLRFEILAEGAGSRLLCTVWFGTPGPHGLPGTAAGYHFCLDALVEALDGRSVGYPDPEVSAALERRYAEVIGTTSA, encoded by the coding sequence ATGACCGACGTAGACCAGCGCCTCGGCGACATTCTGCGCGACGACGACCGCGTAGGCATCCGCTACGAACGCATGCTCGCGCACCCACCGGCGAAAGTGTGGCGCGCCCTGACCGAATCCGAACACCTCCGCCACTGGTTTCCGGCCGACATCCTCGGCGAACGCCACACCGGCGCCGAGCTCCGGTTCCGGTTCTGGCCGGAAGCGGTCGAACACGCGGATACGGAACTGACGGAGGCGGGCGTCGATCTGGACGATCCGGAGCTGCCCGGCCGGATCCTGACCTGGGAGCCGCCCCGCATCTTCGAATTCCTCTGGGACGACGAGCATTTGCGATTCGAGATCCTTGCCGAGGGAGCCGGATCCCGGTTGCTCTGCACGGTCTGGTTCGGCACGCCGGGTCCGCACGGGCTGCCCGGAACCGCCGCTGGATACCACTTCTGCCTCGACGCGCTGGTGGAAGCGCTCGACGGCCGGTCGGTGGGCTATCCCGATCCCGAGGTGTCCGCGGCCCTGGAGCGCCGATACGCGGAGGTCATCGGGACGACCTCCGCGTGA